The nucleotide window CCGTCATGCTGGCTGCTCGCCTGCATCGCATCCGCCGGCTCGGTCTGACCAATTAGCACCTCGTAGCTCGAAACAGTCCCGGAGGTGTGCTCCGCGCCGAGCGCCGTCGAGGCGTTGCCCTGCGGATCCAGGTCGATCACCAGCACCTTCGCACCCTGGTGCGCCAGAGCCGCAGCCATGTTCACACTGGTGGTGGTTTTGCCCACGCCGCCTTTTTGGTTCGCTACTGTGACCACGCGCGCCATCGGTTACCGCCTCACAATCCGGATCAAAGTTGTCGGTTGGTCCAGCATGTCGCCCACAGTGAAGATCGTCGAGTCACCACCGCCGGCAGCCTTAATGTCAGTTCTGTCTCTTTCGAGCTCTTCGCTTACCGACGCCCCCTTCATCGCCACCATCGCACCGCCACTGCGAACCAGAGGCAGCGACCATTTCGCGAGCTTGCCCAGCGGCGCAACCGCGCGAGAAGTCACCGCATCAAACTGCGCCTTCGGCTGCTCCTCCGCCCGGCCACGAACCACGGTGACGTTGTCTAGCCCCAGCTCGTCTTTGACCTCGGCGAGGTAGACCGAGCGCTTCAGCAGCGGGTCGATCAGCGTCACGTTTAGATCGGGTCGCGCGATGGCGAGCGGGATGCCGGGCAACCCGGCGCCGGAGCCGATGTCCGCCACGTTCAGCCCGTCCTCAAAGGCCTCGCCGATCACCGCGCAGTTGAGCACGTGCCGCTCCCAGAGCCGGTCGACTTCTTTCGGCCCGATAAACCCCCGCTCAGTCGCAGTGGTGGCCAGCGATATATGGTATGCCGCGGCCAGGTCAACCCGGTCACCGAAGACCTCGTGGGCGATGGCAGGGACCTGATCCGACACGGCTGTGCACTCCTTGACGCGGCTTGGGTAATTTCCACCCAACTCTAGTAAACGGCTCCGGCGAGCGACCAATCAGAACGGCCGCCCCGGTAGAAACAAAAATCCGCGCCCGGCGGGACGCGGATTGATGCTGAGGCGGTGCGACGCAGCCGTCGAAAAGCTACTTGCCCTGCTTGCGCTGCTTCTTGGAGCGCTTGTCCACCTTGCGTGCGGCGACCTGCGGGGCGGAGGCGCGCTTGGCCTCGCGCTTCTGCGCTTCCTCGATGGCTTCTTCCTTGTCCATCTTGTCGTAGACAATGCGGGTTTGGAAGAACGTCCAAATGTTGTTGGACAGCATGTAGACCAGCAAGCCCACGTGCCACATGAAGCCAGTGGCGACGATCATGATCGGCATGATCCACAGCAACATGCCGTTCATCATGCCCATCTGAGCTTCCATCATCTGCGCCTGTTCACCGACAGGGGCGGCGACCTTACCGGAGGCGCGGCGCTCCTTCTGGCGGTTGATGGAAATTCGAGCGTTGAGGTGCACGAACGCCGCAGAGATGAGCACCATCGGCAGACACACGGCGACGATGTGCGTACGCGTCAGGTCAACGCCGGTAAACGCCGCGAACGCTTGTTCCGGCATGGACATATATGCGGAGAGCGGCACGCCAAAGACGGTCGCATCAAGGAAGGAGCGGACGTCCTCCACCGGGAAGGCGTA belongs to Corynebacterium glaucum and includes:
- the rsmG gene encoding 16S rRNA (guanine(527)-N(7))-methyltransferase RsmG, whose amino-acid sequence is MSDQVPAIAHEVFGDRVDLAAAYHISLATTATERGFIGPKEVDRLWERHVLNCAVIGEAFEDGLNVADIGSGAGLPGIPLAIARPDLNVTLIDPLLKRSVYLAEVKDELGLDNVTVVRGRAEEQPKAQFDAVTSRAVAPLGKLAKWSLPLVRSGGAMVAMKGASVSEELERDRTDIKAAGGGDSTIFTVGDMLDQPTTLIRIVRR
- the yidC gene encoding membrane protein insertase YidC, whose product is MLNFVYWPISWVLRFWHEVVGVVVPKTSGLSWVLAIVLLTCTVRIFLVRPMVNQMRSMRKMQEVQPKMQAIREKYKNDQAKMAEEMRKVQKEMGVNPLASCIVPIVQMPIFLGLFHVLRSFNRTAGPNQPGLSIEENRNIANYAFPVEDVRSFLDATVFGVPLSAYMSMPEQAFAAFTGVDLTRTHIVAVCLPMVLISAAFVHLNARISINRQKERRASGKVAAPVGEQAQMMEAQMGMMNGMLLWIMPIMIVATGFMWHVGLLVYMLSNNIWTFFQTRIVYDKMDKEEAIEEAQKREAKRASAPQVAARKVDKRSKKQRKQGK